From Numida meleagris isolate 19003 breed g44 Domestic line chromosome 4, NumMel1.0, whole genome shotgun sequence, the proteins below share one genomic window:
- the ATOH1 gene encoding protein atonal homolog 1 — protein GPRAQVSGVQKQRRLAANARERRRMHGLNHAFDQLRNVIPSFNNDKKLSKYETLQMAQIYISALAELLHGPPAPPEPPAKAELRGAPFEPPPPPPPPPPRASPTAPARTRFPPAPAAGGFAAQLEPLRFPSFPAQKAPSPALLLGPPAPQQPERSKASPRSHRSDGEFSPRSHYSDSDEAS, from the coding sequence GGGCCGCGGGCGCAGGTGAGCGGCGTGCAGAAGCAGCGGCGGCTGGCGGCCAACGCGCGGGAGCGGCGGCGGATGCACGGGCTGAACCACGCCTTCGACCAGCTGCGCAATGTCATCCCCTCCTTCAACAACGACAAGAAGCTGTCCAAGTACGAGACGCTGCAGATGGCGCAGATCTACATCAGCGCCCTCGCCGAGCTGCTGCACGGGCCCCCCGCGCCCCCCGAGCCGCCCGCCAAGGCCGAGCTCCGCGGGGCCCCCTTCGAGCCGCCTCCGCCGccccctccgccgccgccccgcgcctcGCCCACCGCGCCCGCCAGGACTCGCTTCCCCCCGGCGCCGGCCGCGGGCGGTTTCGCGGCGCAGCTCGAGCCGCTGCGCTTCCCCTCTTTCCCGGCGCAGAAAGCGCCTTCTCCCGCGCTGCTCCTGGGGCCGCCCGCGCCGCAGCAGCCCGAGAGGAGCAAAGCGTCGCCGCGCTCTCACCGCAGCGACGGGGAGTTCTCGCCGCGCTCCCACTACAGTGACTCGGACGAGGCCAGCtag